A stretch of the Halococcus hamelinensis 100A6 genome encodes the following:
- a CDS encoding NUDIX hydrolase produces the protein MTDDRETIDILPLLDELRVMAKAGLFFADDPYDRERYERMLELVSEYYAEAVELPPEETRERLAANLGYATPNVGVKAAVFNDEGRILLMQRPEDSTYVAGTWDIPGGAVEPLEPPDQTAVRETREETGLTVETVEVVNAYFMDPNPLNPPVTSSYSTCVK, from the coding sequence ATGACGGACGACCGCGAGACCATCGACATCCTCCCGTTGCTCGACGAGCTTCGAGTGATGGCGAAAGCGGGCCTGTTCTTCGCCGACGATCCGTACGACCGGGAGCGTTACGAACGGATGCTCGAACTCGTCAGCGAGTACTACGCGGAGGCCGTCGAACTACCTCCCGAGGAGACCAGGGAACGGCTCGCGGCGAACCTCGGCTACGCCACGCCGAACGTCGGGGTCAAAGCCGCGGTCTTCAACGACGAGGGGCGAATACTGCTGATGCAACGTCCAGAGGATTCGACGTACGTCGCCGGAACGTGGGACATTCCCGGTGGAGCAGTCGAACCGCTCGAACCACCCGACCAGACGGCGGTACGCGAGACGCGAGAGGAAACGGGTCTCACGGTGGAGACGGTCGAAGTGGTCAACGCCTACTTCATGGATCCGAACCCGCTCAACCCTCCGGTCACGTCCTCTTACTCTACTTGTGTGAAGTAG